The following are encoded together in the Thermosipho japonicus genome:
- a CDS encoding diguanylate cyclase domain-containing protein, with amino-acid sequence MFSSIFVLVLINLYNYSLKVEGLKIESFSVVENSNKYGKNLKIPFFFLLKKPLSISLGAKLDNVPKNSYLYIPQVDASYIEIYINDILIKKIGYKNKIGHFFYSPFLITLPDESRELKIKMSGTYELGIDFPIFIIQENQLPKYWTLKILTFYLVIFLMGTLLSLSIILLLFSINSKRNEKKLFLHFSLASILGIIWLFDTLPLPIFDSIENFSLFKKITLVSLYLSFLFLSKGSFIYFNYNGLFGKTLTFLYYVSCIILIFSPSVYHTHIFHNYLSVIFVLNAVFLIYLFFKSNTKKSLTLLFILSSFILTAIHDVIVLIFDIETKFLSPLGVLILFFVFSYIIISSYKETVKEKHIYYKKSVFDNLTKAYNRNIFDFEKFNESDLFIYIDINKLKEINDTLGHKYGDKVLKKFSQIVKNNIRKDDLLIRLGGDEFLIVLKNCSKRKGKITINRILNEFRNSDETSPTFSWGIIRYKDSLEKTLESGDLLMYKMKNKYKYRN; translated from the coding sequence GTGTTTTCATCTATTTTTGTTTTAGTTTTAATAAATTTATACAATTATTCATTAAAAGTCGAAGGACTGAAAATCGAAAGTTTTTCAGTTGTTGAAAACTCTAATAAATATGGCAAAAATTTGAAAATACCTTTCTTCTTTTTGCTAAAAAAGCCCTTAAGTATTTCTTTGGGGGCAAAATTAGATAATGTACCTAAAAATTCATATCTATATATCCCTCAGGTTGATGCTTCCTATATTGAAATATATATTAATGACATATTAATTAAAAAAATAGGGTATAAAAACAAAATAGGGCACTTTTTTTATTCACCATTTTTAATAACTTTGCCGGATGAATCTAGAGAATTAAAAATAAAAATGTCAGGAACATATGAGCTAGGCATCGACTTTCCAATATTTATAATTCAAGAAAATCAACTTCCAAAATATTGGACATTAAAAATTTTAACATTTTATCTAGTAATATTTTTGATGGGAACATTGTTATCACTTTCAATTATATTACTCTTATTTTCCATCAATTCAAAAAGAAACGAAAAGAAATTATTCTTACATTTTTCATTAGCTTCTATTCTTGGAATAATATGGCTCTTTGATACATTACCGCTTCCAATTTTTGATTCAATAGAAAATTTTTCTTTATTTAAAAAAATTACTTTAGTTAGTCTTTATCTATCTTTTTTATTCCTTTCAAAAGGTAGTTTTATATACTTTAACTACAATGGATTATTTGGTAAGACCTTAACTTTTCTCTATTATGTTTCATGCATTATCTTAATATTTTCACCTTCAGTCTACCACACTCACATATTCCATAATTACCTTTCTGTAATTTTTGTTCTTAATGCAGTATTTTTGATTTATCTTTTTTTCAAGTCAAACACAAAAAAATCACTTACTTTACTCTTTATTTTATCATCATTTATTTTAACAGCAATACATGATGTAATTGTTCTAATCTTTGATATTGAAACCAAATTTTTGAGCCCCTTAGGCGTTCTTATACTATTTTTTGTATTTTCTTATATAATTATCTCAAGCTATAAAGAAACTGTAAAAGAAAAGCACATATACTATAAAAAAAGCGTTTTTGATAATCTAACAAAAGCATATAATAGAAATATATTTGACTTTGAAAAATTCAATGAATCTGATCTTTTTATATACATCGATATTAATAAACTAAAGGAAATAAACGATACTCTCGGACATAAATATGGTGATAAAGTACTTAAAAAATTCTCGCAAATCGTCAAAAATAACATAAGAAAAGATGATCTACTAATCAGACTTGGCGGTGATGAATTCCTTATTGTGCTTAAAAACTGTTCTAAGAGAAAAGGAAAAATAACAATTAATAGAATACTAAATGAATTTAGAAATAGTGATGAAACTTCACCAACCTTTTCGTGGGGTATAATTCGATACAAGGATTCACTTGAAAAAACCCTTGAATCCGGAGATCTACTTATGTATAAAATGAAAAATAAATATAAATACAGGAATTAA